One Oryza glaberrima chromosome 10, OglaRS2, whole genome shotgun sequence DNA segment encodes these proteins:
- the LOC127753351 gene encoding chalcone synthase 2-like yields MPGAATTAAVVDSRRSAQRAEGPATIIAIGTANPANIVPQDDFADYYFGLTKSEHLTELKDKMKRICKKSGIEKRYIHLDEEIIRAHPEIIDKHQPSLEARVEIAAAEVPKLAESAARKAIAKWGHPATDITHLIFSTYSGCRAPSTDIQLASLLGLRPSVSRTILSLHGCSGGGRALQLAKELAENNRGARVLVALSELTLVCFSTPDESKIVGHGLFGDGAGAIIVGAGPFSDGECPLFEMVAASQTMIPGTEHALGMQATSTGIDFHLSVQVPMLIKDNIQQSLLESFQSVGYTDPDWNNLFWAVHPGGRAILDNIEGKLQLQPWKLAASRQVLREFGNMSGATIAFVLDELCHRREKDEDESQQHEWGVMLAFGPGITIETIVMRNPLARGLKQN; encoded by the exons ATGCCTGGAGCAgctaccaccgccgccgttgttgACAGCCGCCGTAGCGCACAGCGCGCGGAAGGCCCCGCCACCATCATCGCCATCGGCACTGCAAACCCAGCTAACATTGTTCCTCAGGATGACTTTGCCGACTACTACTTCGGCCTAACCAAGAGCGAGCATCTTACTGAGCTTAAGGACAAGATGAAGAGGATAT GTAAAAAATCAGGCATAGAGAAGCGATACATCCACCTTGATGAGGAGATCATCCGTGCCCATCCAGAGATCATTGACAAACACCAGCCCTCCCTTGAAGCTCGTGTTgaaatcgccgccgccgaggtcccAAAGCTCGCCGAGTCTGCTGCAAGGAAGGCCATTGCCAAGTGGGGCCATCCAGCCACCGACATTACCCACCTCATCTTTAGCACCTACTCTGGATGTCGTGCCCCTAGCACTGACATCCAGCTGGCATCGCTCCTTGGCCTCCGTCCTTCTGTCTCCCGCACAATCCTCAGCCTCCACGGCTGCTCTGGCGGTGGCAGGGCGCTCCAACTCGCCAAGGAGCTTGCTGAGAACAACCGTGGTGCACGCGTCCTTGTAGCACTCTCAGAGCTAACCCTGGTATGTTTCTCCACCCCAGACGAAAGCAAAATTGTCGGACATGGACTGTTTGGGGATGGTGCCGGTGCAATAATCGTTGGTGCAGGCCCGTTTTCTGATGGCGAGTGCCCGTTGTTCGAGATGGTCGCTGCCTCACAGACCATGATACCAGGAACCGAGCACGCACTTGGCATGCAGGCCACTAGCACCGGCATAGATTTCCACCTCTCTGTCCAGGTGCCAATGCTGATCAAGGATAACATCCAGCAGAGCTTGCTCGAATCCTTCCAATCGGTCGGATACACAGATCCTGACTGGAACAATCTCTTCTGGGCGGTGCACCCCGGCGGCCGTGCTATCCTTGACAACATAGAGGGCAAGCTACAGTTGCAACCATGGAAGCTTGCAGCAAGCCGGCAAGTGCTACGCGAGTTTGGGAACATGAGTGGTGCAACTATTGCATTCGTTCTTGATGAACTATGCCACCGTCGGGAGAAGGACGAAGATGAGTCACAGCAGCATGAATGGGGAGTGATGCTGGCCTTTGGACCAGGGATCACAATTGAGACAATTGTTATGCGCAACCCAT
- the LOC127786376 gene encoding deoxyribodipyrimidine photo-lyase isoform X1, with product MPPTSVSPPRTAPGPANPSPAHPSRVRVIHPGGGKPGGPVVYWMLRDQRLADNWALLHAAGLAAASASPLAVAFALFSRPFLLSARRRQLGFLLRGLRRLAADAAARHLPFFLFTGGPAEIPALVRRLGASTLVADFSPLRPVREALDAVVGDLRREAPGVAVHQVDAHNVVPVWTASAKMEYSAKTFRGKVSKVMDEYLVEFPELPAVVPWDREQPEGVDWDALIARVCSEAENVPEIDWCEPGEEAAIEALLGSKDGFLTKRIKSYETDRNDPTKPRALSALSPYLHFGHISAQRCALEAKKCRHLSPKSVDAFLEELVVRRELADNFCYYQPQYDSLSGAWEWARKTLMDHAADKREHIYTREQLENAKTHDPLWNASQLEMVHHGKMHGFMRMYWAKKILEWTSGPEEALSTAIYLNDKYEIDGRDPSGYVGCMWSICGLHDQGWKERPVFGKIRYMNYAGCKRKFDVDAYISYVKRLAGQSKKRNAEESPNPVVKLSKSQH from the exons ATGCCGCCGACCTCAGTGAGCCCACCAAGAACAGCGCCGGGGCCGGCGAACCCGAGCCCGGCACACCCGTCCCGCGTGCGGGTGATCCACCCGGGCGGCGGGAAGCCCGGTGGGCCGGTGGTGTACTGGATGCTGCGGGACCAGCGGCTCGCCGACAACTGGGCgctcctccacgccgccggcctcgccgccgcctccgcgtccccgCTCGCCGTCGCGTTCGCGCTGTTCTCGAggcccttcctcctctccgcccgccgccgccagctcgggttcctcctccgcggcctccgccgcctcgccgccgacgccgccgcccgccacctccccttcttcctcttcaccG gtgggcccgcgGAGATCCCGGCGCTGGTGCGGCGCCTTGGTGCGTCGACGCTGGTCGCCGACTTCTCGCCGCTGCGGCCGGTGAGGGAGGCGCTCGACGCGGTGGTCGGCGACCTGCGGCGGGAGGCGCCCGGCGTGGCCGTGCACCAG GTGGACGCGCACAACGTGGTGCCTGTGTGGACGGCGTCGGCGAAGATGGAGTATTCAGCCAAGACCTTCAGAGGCAAGGTGAGCAAGGTGATGGATGAGTACCTTGTGGAGTTCCCTGAATTGCCGGCGGTGGTGCCATGGGACAGGGAGCAGCCGGAGGGGGTCGACTGGGACGCACTCATCGCCAGGGTTTGCAG TGAGGCGGAGAATGTGCCGGAGATTGACTGGTGTGAGCCTGGAGAGGAAGCAGCCATAGAGGCGCTTCTCGGCAGCAAGGATGGATTCCTGACGAAGAGGATCAAGAGCTATGAAACTGACCGGAATGATCCCACGAAACCACGGGCATTGTCTGCGCTTTCACCATACCTTCATTTTGGGCATATTTCGGCACAGCGGTGTGCACTCGAGGCAAAGAAATGCCGACATCTTAGTCCCAAG TCCGTCGATGCTTTCTTGGAGGAATTGGTTGTAAGGAGGGAATTAGCTGACAACTTCTGCTATTACCAACCTCAATATGATTCGCTGTCTGGTGCATGGGAATGGGCAAGGAAGACACTGATGGATCATGCTGCTGATAAAAGAGAGCATATCTATAC GAGGGAACAGCTTGAGAATGCCAAAACACATGATCCT TTGTGGAATGCATCGCAGTTGGAGATGGTTCACCATGGAAAAATGCATGGATTCATGAG AATGTACTGGGCCAAAAAGATTCTAGAATGGACTAGTGGACCAGAAGAAGCACTTTCAACAGCAATTTATTTAAATGACAAG TATGAGATAGATGGCAGGGACCCCAGTGGTTATGTCGGATGTATGTGGTCCATATGTGGCCTCCATGATCAG GGTTGGAAGGAGCGTCCAGTATTTGGA
- the LOC127786376 gene encoding deoxyribodipyrimidine photo-lyase isoform X2, whose product MPPTSVSPPRTAPGPANPSPAHPSRVRVIHPGGGKPGGPVVYWMLRDQRLADNWALLHAAGLAAASASPLAVAFALFSRPFLLSARRRQLGFLLRGLRRLAADAAARHLPFFLFTGGPAEIPALVRRLGASTLVADFSPLRPVREALDAVVGDLRREAPGVAVHQVDAHNVVPVWTASAKMEYSAKTFRGKVSKVMDEYLVEFPELPAVVPWDREQPEGVDWDALIARVCSEAENVPEIDWCEPGEEAAIEALLGSKDGFLTKRIKSYETDRNDPTKPRALSALSPYLHFGHISAQRCALEAKKCRHLSPKSVDAFLEELVVRRELADNFCYYQPQYDSLSGAWEWARKTLMDHAADKREHIYTREQLENAKTHDPLWNASQLEMVHHGKMHGFMRMYWAKKILEWTSGPEEALSTAIYLNDKGQPDNKSASRSPRISWTILFLGYLSEERYKTVTGEINFQECEIARRYFIVEPTILSPAGLFSFFNSSCLH is encoded by the exons ATGCCGCCGACCTCAGTGAGCCCACCAAGAACAGCGCCGGGGCCGGCGAACCCGAGCCCGGCACACCCGTCCCGCGTGCGGGTGATCCACCCGGGCGGCGGGAAGCCCGGTGGGCCGGTGGTGTACTGGATGCTGCGGGACCAGCGGCTCGCCGACAACTGGGCgctcctccacgccgccggcctcgccgccgcctccgcgtccccgCTCGCCGTCGCGTTCGCGCTGTTCTCGAggcccttcctcctctccgcccgccgccgccagctcgggttcctcctccgcggcctccgccgcctcgccgccgacgccgccgcccgccacctccccttcttcctcttcaccG gtgggcccgcgGAGATCCCGGCGCTGGTGCGGCGCCTTGGTGCGTCGACGCTGGTCGCCGACTTCTCGCCGCTGCGGCCGGTGAGGGAGGCGCTCGACGCGGTGGTCGGCGACCTGCGGCGGGAGGCGCCCGGCGTGGCCGTGCACCAG GTGGACGCGCACAACGTGGTGCCTGTGTGGACGGCGTCGGCGAAGATGGAGTATTCAGCCAAGACCTTCAGAGGCAAGGTGAGCAAGGTGATGGATGAGTACCTTGTGGAGTTCCCTGAATTGCCGGCGGTGGTGCCATGGGACAGGGAGCAGCCGGAGGGGGTCGACTGGGACGCACTCATCGCCAGGGTTTGCAG TGAGGCGGAGAATGTGCCGGAGATTGACTGGTGTGAGCCTGGAGAGGAAGCAGCCATAGAGGCGCTTCTCGGCAGCAAGGATGGATTCCTGACGAAGAGGATCAAGAGCTATGAAACTGACCGGAATGATCCCACGAAACCACGGGCATTGTCTGCGCTTTCACCATACCTTCATTTTGGGCATATTTCGGCACAGCGGTGTGCACTCGAGGCAAAGAAATGCCGACATCTTAGTCCCAAG TCCGTCGATGCTTTCTTGGAGGAATTGGTTGTAAGGAGGGAATTAGCTGACAACTTCTGCTATTACCAACCTCAATATGATTCGCTGTCTGGTGCATGGGAATGGGCAAGGAAGACACTGATGGATCATGCTGCTGATAAAAGAGAGCATATCTATAC GAGGGAACAGCTTGAGAATGCCAAAACACATGATCCT TTGTGGAATGCATCGCAGTTGGAGATGGTTCACCATGGAAAAATGCATGGATTCATGAG AATGTACTGGGCCAAAAAGATTCTAGAATGGACTAGTGGACCAGAAGAAGCACTTTCAACAGCAATTTATTTAAATGACAAG GGACAACCAGACAATAAATCAGCTTCACGGTCGCCTCGGATAAGCTGGACTATCCTTTTTCTTGGTTACCTGTCAGAAGAAAGATACAAAACAGTAACTGGGGAAATAAATTTTCAGGAATGTGAAATTGCTCGAAGATATTTCATAGTTGAACCTACAATTCTTTCCCCAGCTGGATTATTCTCGTTCTTTAATAGTAGTTGTTTGCATTGA